atacatttaaagatGTTTACTTTCAAATACGAAGTAAAATCATTCACTGGCTTACTTGCTGACTCGATGAGGTACGAGTAAATGTCCCGGTAAGACACTTCTTGTTACACCAGTTTGACACTGGGAGAATGAATGGACTGGAcatatgtgtttttaaatgtacttttcacGCTCTGTGGCAGGCAGGGTGGACGTAATTACTTGACATGTTTAGTCAGGGATTTCTTAAGTTATTCACGCCTGCCAGCTGTGTACGGACGTTGCTTTTTGCCGCTATTTTGTATAGAAGTCTATGGGAAATCTAGTTTCTTTTCCCCTAAAAAGGGGAGGTGACAAAATTGACCGTTACGTTCCCCGATGTGCTGGTTGTGCGTATAACTTTTGCGACATAAAAGTATGAGGAGAGGATCTCTCTGAAACATACCGCTATAATGTGTATGTTGTTACTGTTCTTCTATATTGTCTTTTTGTCttgtatactgttttatgcatgcttgTGACAGAACTACTCACTCGTGTAATTTTACCTTTATGTAATCTTACCATGTTTAGTATCTATGAATTCATCTTCAGATGATCTAAAcaagagtgtatattatatgttgataccTATTCAACATATTAGTGTTCTAAGAATCCTTACTAGTTTGTATATCAACTTCTGATCCAGTCACATATGCAAATTACCAGGCTTTCACACAAAGGGTTGTATAACTCCCCAGTATTTCCAAACTCCCACTTGGAATTTCGGCCTTTCTCATTGGACAAGCCTATCCtaagaggcgtgaaccattttAGACTTTAAAAAGGCCCACACACAGTTCTGCCTCCTCTCTTCGAGCTCTTTCCTTTCTTGTGCTAAGAGTTTGTGAGCTAGAACTCTCTTGGACCCCTATGTTTGTGCCAGGCCTCGTGCCTTGACATACCTTCACCAAATATCTTAGAAAAGATATTTTAGCTCTTGGCACTTTCCACTTGGAAGAAACTCTCAAGTCACCATTGAGTCAGGGAACCTTTGGAATTCATCACTCTTTAAAACCTGAAGAATGTGATCGTGACTCCTACACCTCCGAACCTCCGAACCATCAAGACTTTGCATCCAGACGCTCATTCCAGGCCAAGGaaatgcaagtattgtacatttaaCTAAACAAAACAGAGGTTTAGTATAAGCTGTAGACCCCGTTATAAACGGCACTGATGGTTTTACTCAGGTGGTTAACTGAATCTTTTCATAGCTTCATTCTTTAGTTTTCCTGATGGTATCATGCATCAAATCTCAATTGCCCTTTCCCCTGTATGAGTgactgtatgtttgtttattcgtTTGTTAGACTAGTTTGCgttagtgtttagttaataaaactcTTGTGCACAAACTACATGAGTTACTGATTCTGCCTTACAAATCAATGTCCCTTTACCGTTCCGATTTTGCTACATGCTCTAATGCATTAATACTGTATGAAAGTATTTTCTGTGGCCACGACAATATCCTTTCTTAGAGTTTATATGAAATTATGCTAAATGTTCGCTGGAATTTATTTCTGCTACAGTTACTACTGGCAGCtcatataaatcattttaattaatcataattaattaatcataattaatttatatacatttccccTCGTGAGCTTAATTTATTACAGTGAACACTACTTTTAATGGAGAgtttaggggaaaaaaataataagcacAAGATGCAATAAAAATGACACGTCGCACTGAAAACAGCAGGTCAAAAGTAATGAGAGACTGTTTAAAGAAACAGGCCTAATAATCAGTTTTACTGGAGAAAAACATGAAATCATGAGCTCATGTTTCAAAAGGATGGTGTGGAGGCTCACATTACTGATGAATCAGACCTTTAACCTGACAATGACTGCAGTGAGTCTCATTAATCATGAGACCGAGTGACCAACAGTGAGCCTGAGACGTCAATTCAAATAAGTATGACAAACCTAACCACAGGATGCTGGGTTGCTTGGTTCTTGTAATTTGAGAAGAACATACATGAATAATCATCTTTTTATAAAGCCTCTAAAACCTTTTTCTAAATAGGGATTATTTCACAGGACATGAAGAAGCTATTTAGAAGAGCCTTGCACAaggttttattatatttcatctTGATTATGCATGGATTTGAAATCAACTAtgttctgtgatttaaaaaattttttttaattatttatcttaATCCCTTTTtaatggcctttttttttttggagctttcTTTTATTAGTTTCATTTCTATGAATATTTTCCACCCCATGTATGTTACCATAAATAAACtgcaaaaggaaaataaatattcatattgatagaaatgataaaagaaaacaatataatgaacaaataaatagatacagcagaaaataaaatttaaaaaagcaatgcCAAAAAACCAAaaggaaaacaaattaaaagaaaacattaaataaagcacaggcaaacaaaataaaagaaagcaaaacttaaaagaaaagaaaaacaaaacacaatgcaaaagaatgcaaaaataaaaactaaaatgaaaatgtgttcctgtagctcaattggtagagcactgtgtcatcaagcgcaaggttgggggtttgattccctgggaacacatgataggtaaaaattgatagcctgaatgcactgtaagttgctttggataaaaagtgtctgctaaacgcataaattaaatttgtaattgaatttttaatttaaaataaattgattcaGAAGCATTTACTGTAAGTGGACACATACAGTACCTAGTGGAGGGTACTGAGAGAAGCTCTCCACACACATTGGTTTTCCTGGGATCATTTCCACAATAGCAGcgtctccagacttcaggctttTGGGGTTGTCTTCCAGCTTCTTGCCTGAACGGCGATCAATCTTCTCCTTAAGCTCGGCAAACTTACAGGCAATGTGAGCTGTGTGGCAGTCTATGACAGGAGAGTAACCTGCACAGATCTGTCCTGGGTGATTCAAAATGATGACctaataaaaagagagagaaagaatagaAATCCAGAAAAATATCAAGACAAGATATTAAGAAGATTATCCCACCTGTGCTGTAAACCCTGATGCTTCCTGAGGCGGGTCTGACTTACTGTCCCCACAAACGTTACCTCTTCTAATGTCTTTTACAGACACATTCTTCACATTGAAGCCTACGTTATCTCCTGGCAGAGCTTCAGTCAGAGACTCGTGATGCATCTCCACCGACTTCACCTCTGTAGTGATGTTGGCTGGGGCAAAGGTCACCACCATACTGGGCCGCAGGATACCGGTCTCCACCCTGCCCACCGGCACAGTCCCTATACCTGAGAAGAAAGACATGGCATCTCTGAATAACCATGTTCTGTATACATACTGATGTAGTAGCTTTCTGAACTCAAAATATAACTGCAAGCTGATCCTAAAAATACCATCACCCCATAAAATGTTCATGATTTGAGTGGGTTAATCCCACCTCCGATCTTGTAGACGTCTTGTAGGGGCAGACGTAAGGGTTTGTCAGTGGGGCGTTTTGGAGGCATAATGGTATCGAGAGCTTCCAGTAGAGTCACCCCACTGGCATGCTGCTCCTTCCTGTCCAGCTTCCAGCCTTTAAACCAGGGCATCTGCACAGCACAAATGAGATGATTTTATTAATCAAACCACTAGCATTCTGCCAACAGTTTAAGCAATGTTATGAGATCATGGCTAAACTGTACACAAACGCACACGCCAAGGAAACTCACATTAGAAGAAGGTTCTAGCATGTTGTCACCATGCCAACCTGAAATTGGGACGAAGGGCACCGAGGCGGGGCTATAACCGATCTTTTTGATGTAGGTGCTCACTTCTTTAACGATCTCATCATAGCGTTTCTCGCTGTAGGACGGCTCCGTGGAGTCCATCTTGTTGACAGCTACAATCAGCTGCTTGACGCCCAGCGTGTAGGCCAGCAGGGCGTGTTCCCTTGTTTGCCCATTTTTAGAGATGCCCGCCTCAAATTCACCCACTCCAGCTGCCACAATTAGAACAGCACAATCCGCCTGGGAGAGAAAGAATGAGAGGCGCATTGTTTAAAGATAAAAGTACTAAAATTCATCTATAGGTAGGTACTAGGGATCTTCTCActtatcaaaatcaactgcgggcggcagatccttttcctatttggcgcctaaactctggaataacctacctatcATTATTCGGGAGGCAGaaaacctggcttacacataacatactaatatgcttatccaaatccgttaaaggatttttaggttgcattaattaggtaaaccggaaccgggaacacttcacataccacccgatgtacttgctacatcattagaagaatggcatctacgctaatattagtctgtttctctcttatcgaggtcaccgtagccaccagatccagtctgtatccagatcagagggtcactgcagtctcccggatccagtacgtatccagaccagatggtggttcagcacctagaaaggtcctctacagccctgaaagacagcggagaccaggacaactagagccccagatacagatcccctgtaaagaccttgtctcagaggagcaccaggacaagaccacaggaaacagatgattcttctgcacaatctgactttgctgcagcctggaattgaactactggtttcgtctggtcagaggagaactggccccccaactgagcctggtttctcccaaggtttttttctccattctgtcaccgatggagtttcggttccttgccgctgtcgcctctggcttgcttagttggggtcacttcatctacagcgatatcgttgacatgattgcaaataaatgcacagacactatttaactgaacagagatgacatcactgaagtcaatgatgaactgcctttaactgtcaatctgcattattgacacattgttttgctaatgaatgttgttcagttgctttgacgcaatgtatttcgtttaaagcgctatataaataaaggtgacttgactcaaCTTGACCAAGCATTGATATGCCACCAGTTCTCGTAAATAGTTGTAGCTGAGCTGGTACTGTCTTACCTGAGACGTTCCAGTGATCATGTTCTTGATGAAGTCTCTGTGTCCTGGAGCATCTATTATAGTTATGTAGTACTTGGTGGTCTCAAACTTCCAGAGTGAAATGTCTATGGtaatccctctctccctctcggcCTTCAGCTTGTCCAGAACCCAGGCGTACTTAAAGGAACCTTTTCCCATCTGCCAAAACAAAAGTATTTGAGCATACAGGAAAAACATGCCTTCACAGaggaaaaaaattaagttgtgtgGACACACAAAAGCAATCATCTTAAAAGATTATGACAGTACATGTGCTATTTTAGCAGAAACTAACACCTATATTGTAATGACTTCTCAAACATTGATTTTTTGCCTGAATTGTATAGTGATGTTCCAGAGGTAGATTTCTCTAATCATTGTAAAGCCAGGGTTTAGTAGGGTTAACTCTGCATTGCAGTGCCTAATTTGTATAGCGCAAATGCAGTGTTAAAAAACACTTGTCAACCCTGATCTCAGAATTTGGACTGTTTTAGGTTCAAATCATCCAAAAGTTCATACTTAAGTTCATACAAGTTATGGCTCAACATTTTGCCCTTGAGCTTGGCACTTGCTCCAGAGAACTTTTCACAAATGGAAGGTTTAAATCCTGTAAGGAATACATTATGCCTCAATATTGTGCCATTGAGATTAATAATTTGCCCCAGCGGACTCTCTTTGTTacagatatttagatatttatgtatttagcagacacttttatccaaagtgacctggtgcattcaggctaacatttttacctaacgtgttccctgggaatcaaacccacaaccttttgagCTGCTAAGGCTGCCTAACGCAATGCtataccactgagccacaggaacatcatAATAAAGCTCTTAACAATTTTCACAGATGGAAGGTTGTGAGTTCATATCCGACAAGGTCCATACATTATCCttcaacattttgacattttgagaAATTCCCTTACCCCCACCGATTGAACATAAGAATTTTATAACAATCTTCACAATTGGTATGTTGTAGGTACAAGTCCAATACCGTTTTTTTTGTCCTTAACCAAACACACCTGCCATTTTCTAGCAATCCTGAAGACAAAGGTTAGATTTTCTGGTTTGTTTAATAAGGATTGGAGCCaaaatctgcaggacagtggtTGTCCAGGACCAGAGTTGTCCATCCCTGTTGTAGGTAAAAACCCCTAATGTACCTAATCTTTAGTAAACCTGTAACACAAATCCAACAGGCTTATTTGTGCACACACAATGTTTTACTACCTACATCTTGCTGCTTGAATAACAAGTTACCCTCAAAGACAGAGGTGAGGTGTCAGACCCACTGGGATTGCACCCATTTACTCAAGTCTCATTCTCTCAGTCTAATGTGCATCAAGACTACAGAAGCACAGGGCCTGTATCTTATCTTTTCCTTTGATCTCCAATGGCATCTTCCAAAGAGTAAATGTCTCAATGTAATTACACACCAGTTCTCCCTCTGCTCTGCAGTGCACAAGAGGAGAGGAAGGCATGGTGTGATGCATGATGAGATTCTTATATAATTACCCTACAGAGTAAGTGGGTTGGAGTTACCCATCATTCAGCACAGAGACCACAGTTCTCACAGTGCATAAGGGATTTGGCTATTTAAATGGAAGGTGCAACTGTAGTCCTTTATTACAAGTCTGACTTCAAACTCAGCAATCTGATTCCACTTGAACACCAAAGCTAAATTcctatgatttttttaaagatccTGTTCACCTACCTCAGCAGCCTCTTTTTCAAACTTCTCAATGGTTCTTTTATCAATTCCTCCACATTTATAGATGAGATGGCCAGTGGTGGTGGATTTCCCAGAATCAACATGGCCGATGACCACAATGTTGATGTGGATCTTCTCTTTCCCCATGACGGcacaggacaggaagacaggaTGGGAATGGATGGAGCTTTCTTCTGTCTACGGCCATCGCAGACAAAGAACATTTGAACACATAGACACGCCGTTCATCctaaatgtttaattatgataTTTACTGATCATAGTTCAGTAAACAGTATTCAGAGCACAGCAGAACTAAGCTATTCAAGATCATTTCTGAACAACATAAAATAGGAGATAAATATTTCAGATAAGTTatactacataaataaataatacaatgattatattatatattatatacaaaatatattaaatattatttgaaatgtcTGAACATTTGTCACGAACAGTACATAAAAAAGATAACCGTTTGAAATCAttaatcattcattcagtttGGTAAACATTAGCAGCATAACAAAAGGCTTGCACAATTACAAtctcaaaacattattattaataatattattattataaatgtaaatatttttttcaaaactagGTTTTTACAAGTTTACATATCGCTTGCAGTA
This Carassius gibelio isolate Cgi1373 ecotype wild population from Czech Republic chromosome A23, carGib1.2-hapl.c, whole genome shotgun sequence DNA region includes the following protein-coding sequences:
- the LOC127945183 gene encoding elongation factor 1-alpha 2-like, giving the protein MGKEKIHINIVVIGHVDSGKSTTTGHLIYKCGGIDKRTIEKFEKEAAEMGKGSFKYAWVLDKLKAERERGITIDISLWKFETTKYYITIIDAPGHRDFIKNMITGTSQADCAVLIVAAGVGEFEAGISKNGQTREHALLAYTLGVKQLIVAVNKMDSTEPSYSEKRYDEIVKEVSTYIKKIGYSPASVPFVPISGWHGDNMLEPSSNMPWFKGWKLDRKEQHASGVTLLEALDTIMPPKRPTDKPLRLPLQDVYKIGGIGTVPVGRVETGILRPSMVVTFAPANITTEVKSVEMHHESLTEALPGDNVGFNVKNVSVKDIRRGNVCGDSKSDPPQEASGFTAQVIILNHPGQICAGYSPVIDCHTAHIACKFAELKEKIDRRSGKKLEDNPKSLKSGDAAIVEMIPGKPMCVESFSQYPPLGRFAVRDMRQTVAVGVIKSVEKKIGGSGKVTKSAQKAQKTAK